In Anomaloglossus baeobatrachus isolate aAnoBae1 chromosome 3, aAnoBae1.hap1, whole genome shotgun sequence, one genomic interval encodes:
- the CIAO2B gene encoding cytosolic iron-sulfur assembly component 2B, whose amino-acid sequence MVGSSQLENANPLIYERRGERPVTAQDEDEELHDRIDDREIFDLIRSINDPEHPLSLEELNVVEEVRVQVDDEESAVSVEFTPTIPHCSMATLIGLSIKVKLLRSLPERYKVDVHITPGTHASEHAVNKQLADKERVAAALENSHLLEVVNQCLSARS is encoded by the exons ATGGTGGGCAGCAGTCAGCTGGAGAACGCGAACCCGCTCATCTACGAGCGCCGCGGGGAGCGGCCGGTGACGGCGCAGGACGAGGACGAGGAGCTGCACGACAGGATCGACGACAGGGAGATATTCG ATCTGATCCGATCTATTAATGACCCGGAGCATCCGCTGAGCCTGGAGGAGCTGAACGTGGTGGAGGAGGTCCGGGTGCAG GTGGATGATGAGGAGAGCGCGGTGTCGGTGGAGTTCACCCCCACGATCCCGCACTGCAGCATGGCCACCCTGATCGGACTCTCCATTAAGGTCAAGCTCTTGCGCTCTCTGCCCGAGAGGTATAAG GTGGACGTTCACATAACGCCGGGGACGCACGCCTCCGAGCACGCAG TAAATAAACAGCTGGCGGACAAGGAGCGCGTGGCGGCTGCACTGGAGAATTCCCATTTGCTGGAAGTTGTGAACCAGTGCTTGTCTGCGAGGTCCTAG